A single genomic interval of Rhinopithecus roxellana isolate Shanxi Qingling chromosome 11, ASM756505v1, whole genome shotgun sequence harbors:
- the PNLIPRP1 gene encoding LOW QUALITY PROTEIN: inactive pancreatic lipase-related protein 1 (The sequence of the model RefSeq protein was modified relative to this genomic sequence to represent the inferred CDS: inserted 1 base in 1 codon) yields the protein MLIFWTITLFLLGAAKGKKSCYEDLGCFSDTEPWGGTAIRPLKILPWTAEKIGXRFLLYTNENPNNFQILLPSDPSTIEAANFQTDRKTRFIIHGFIDKGDERWLIDMCKNLFKVEEVNCICVDWKKGSQTTYTQAANNARVVGAQVAQMLDILSTEYSYPPSKVHLIGHSLGAHVAGEAGSKTPGLSKITGLDPVEASFEGTPEEVRLDPSDADFVDVIHTDAAPLIPFLGFGTNQQMGHLDFFPNGGENMPGCKKNALSQIVDLDGIWAGTWDFVACNHLRSYKYYLESILDPDGFAAYPCASYKSFESDKCFPCPHQGCPQMGHYADKFAGRTSEEQQKFFLNTGEASNFARWRYGVSITLSGRTATGQIKVALFGNKGNTHQYNIFRGILTPGSTHSYEFDAKLDVGTIEKVKFLWNNNVINPTLPKVGAAKITVQKGEEKTVYNFCSEDTVREDTLLTLTPC from the exons ATGCTGATCTTCTGGACAATCACACTTTTCCTGCTGGGAGCAGCCAAAGGTAAGAA AAGTTGCTATGAGGACCTCGGGTGCTTTTCTGACACTGAGCCCTGGGGCGGGACAGCAATCAGGCCCCTAAAAATTCTCCCCTGGACCGCTGAGAAGATCG ACCGCTTCCTGCTGTACACCAATGAAAACCCAAACAACTTTCAA ATTCTCCTCCCCTCTGATCCATCAACAATTGAGGCAGCAAATTTTCAAACAGACAGAAAGACCCGATTCATCATCCACGGCTTCATAGACAAAGGAGATGAGCGCTGGCTGATAGACATGTGCAAG AACCTGTTCAAGGTGGAGGAGGTGAATTGCATCTGCGTGGACTGGAAGAAGGGCTCCCAAACCACCTACACACAGGCCGCCAACAATGCGCGAGTGGTGGGTGCCCAGGTGGCCCAGATGCTCGACATCCTCTCG ACAGAGTACAGCTATCCGCCTTCCAAAGTTCACCTCATCGGCCACAGCCTGGGAGCCCACGTGGCTGGAGAGGCAGGGAGCAAGACTCCAGGCCTGAGCAAGATTACAG GGTTGGATCCTGTAGAAGCAAGTTTTGAAGGTACTCCTGAAGAGGTGCGACTAGATCCCTCTGATGCTGACTTTGTTGATGTGATTCATACGGATGCAGCTCCCCTGATCCCATTCTTGG GTTTTGGAACGAATCAACAGATGGGTCATCTTGACTTCTTCCCTAACGGAGGAGAGAACATGCCGGGATGCAAGAAGAATGCCCTGTCTCAGATTGTGGATCTAGATGGCATCTGGGCAG GAACCTGGGATTTTGTGGCTTGCAATCACCTAAGAAGCTACAAGTATTACTTGGAAAGCATCCTCGACCCCGATGGGTTTGCTGCATACCCCTGTGCTTCCTACAAGTCCTTTGAGTCT GACAAGTGCTTCCCCTGTCCACATCAAGGATGCCCACAGATGGGTCACTATGCTGATAAATTTGCTGGCAGGACAAGTGAAGAGCAGCAGAAATTCTTCTTGAACACAGGAGAGGCTAGCAATTTCGCTC GCTGGAGATATGGGGTTTCCATCACACTGTCTGGAAGAACAGCCACTGGTCAGATCAAAGTTGCTTTGTTTGGAAATAAGGGAAACACTCACCAGTACAATATCTTCAG GGGGATTCTCACACCAGGCTCAACCCACTCCTATGAGTTTGATGCAAAGCTGGATGTTGGAACAATTGAGAAAGTCAAGTTTCTTTGGAATAACAATGTGATAAATCCAACCCTCCCCAAAGTGGGTGCTGCCAAGATCACTGTgcaaaagggagaagagaagacagT GTACAACTTCTGTAGTGAAGACACAGTGCGCGAAGACACGCTGCTCACCCTCACGCCCTGCTAG